A single Desulfovibrio piger DNA region contains:
- a CDS encoding SNF2-related protein: MDMNIPFVKDQKVVDKNHPSDIAVYTGKSRCTGSIIMIQIRFANGLMKYRPISQILAVNEEALRDPFDLLEQERFEGASHLRQCITYEKLKGSLHDIIYSMEAAQIDFYPYQYKPVIKFINSPSERLLLADEVGLGKTIEATLIWLEMQARYQAKRLLIICPKSLSAKWKIELEEKFLIDAKIVNFEDLKGEIDNTKNYGQGYQFVLIGTYTGLRPPKDLQNELRNPLDQGKSISPKVQLLREIRFWEEDFYPFDLVIFDEAHYMRNSSTTTFSLGECLSASARGILCVSATPLNNKNTDLHSLLRLIDEDFFATQYSFEGLLEANRPTVRAGNALSSHPINKKLLLNSLEMMANSPAAESPYFKRFIEYILELDKCDFSDVALIAKCQDIIEKMNILGNYVNRTRRVQVQKKRPIRVSKVIDLSYTKEEMALYQMILVAVKTYCAKHNTEFHIFRVMTWQLMAASCLPAFVEKINSSSMEPSGSILSEAFGDDDIISESTQLADDFLPKISNLLQYDFIKNDSKFASLLRLLEIENKEKIIIFSFYRGTLNYLKKRLESNGEKIAIIHGGISAEERWKEIEYFRDVAGARILLSSEVGSEGIDLQFCRIIVNYDLPWNPMRVEQRIGRIDRVGQQADRLSIVNFKIENTIEERIFTRLHQKLEKFSNSLGDLDEVIGYEIKQLTMDLLSKNLTEEEENRRIV; the protein is encoded by the coding sequence ATGGATATGAACATCCCTTTTGTCAAGGATCAAAAAGTTGTTGATAAGAATCACCCGAGTGATATCGCTGTATATACGGGGAAAAGCCGTTGTACAGGTAGTATTATAATGATTCAGATCCGTTTTGCCAATGGGCTTATGAAATATAGACCTATCAGCCAGATTTTAGCTGTTAATGAGGAAGCCCTTCGAGATCCCTTTGATCTCCTCGAACAGGAACGATTTGAAGGGGCCTCGCATTTACGTCAATGCATCACATATGAAAAATTAAAAGGAAGTTTACATGACATTATTTATTCAATGGAAGCGGCACAGATAGATTTTTATCCTTATCAGTATAAGCCAGTAATAAAATTTATTAATTCACCTTCAGAAAGGTTACTTCTTGCAGATGAAGTCGGTCTTGGTAAGACAATAGAAGCGACGTTAATCTGGCTTGAAATGCAGGCGAGATATCAAGCAAAACGTCTACTGATTATTTGCCCTAAAAGCCTATCTGCAAAATGGAAAATAGAACTTGAAGAGAAGTTTCTCATAGATGCAAAAATCGTTAACTTCGAAGATCTGAAGGGTGAAATAGATAATACTAAAAACTATGGGCAAGGATATCAATTTGTTTTAATCGGTACTTATACTGGACTAAGGCCCCCTAAGGATTTACAAAATGAACTGAGAAATCCTTTAGACCAGGGGAAAAGTATATCTCCCAAAGTTCAGTTGCTTCGAGAAATTCGTTTTTGGGAAGAAGACTTTTATCCTTTTGATCTCGTTATTTTTGATGAAGCTCATTATATGAGAAATTCTTCAACGACAACGTTTTCACTCGGTGAATGTCTATCTGCATCTGCACGTGGCATTCTGTGTGTTTCTGCAACACCTTTAAATAATAAAAATACGGATTTACATAGCTTATTACGCCTGATTGATGAGGATTTTTTTGCAACTCAATATAGCTTTGAGGGATTATTGGAGGCAAATCGGCCGACAGTAAGAGCTGGAAATGCTCTTAGTAGTCATCCTATAAATAAAAAACTACTTTTAAATTCTTTGGAAATGATGGCCAATAGCCCTGCTGCTGAATCTCCATATTTTAAAAGATTTATTGAGTATATATTAGAGCTTGACAAATGTGATTTTTCTGATGTTGCGCTGATAGCAAAATGCCAAGATATTATAGAAAAAATGAATATTCTTGGTAATTATGTCAACAGAACGCGCCGAGTACAGGTTCAAAAGAAACGTCCAATTCGTGTATCTAAAGTTATTGACTTGTCATACACAAAAGAAGAAATGGCTTTATATCAGATGATACTGGTAGCAGTAAAAACATATTGCGCCAAGCATAATACTGAGTTTCATATTTTTCGTGTAATGACATGGCAGTTAATGGCGGCAAGTTGTTTGCCTGCTTTTGTAGAGAAAATAAATAGTTCATCTATGGAGCCTTCCGGATCAATTTTATCAGAAGCCTTTGGAGACGATGATATAATAAGCGAGAGTACACAGTTAGCTGATGATTTTTTACCGAAAATTTCTAATCTTCTTCAGTATGATTTTATCAAAAATGACTCAAAATTTGCAAGTCTCCTTCGATTGCTTGAAATAGAAAATAAAGAGAAGATAATTATTTTTTCATTTTATAGAGGTACCTTGAATTATTTAAAAAAGAGGCTTGAATCAAATGGTGAAAAAATCGCTATTATACATGGAGGAATCTCTGCAGAAGAGCGTTGGAAAGAAATTGAATACTTTAGAGATGTCGCAGGAGCACGCATTCTTCTTTCCTCAGAGGTTGGTAGCGAAGGGATCGACTTACAATTTTGCAGAATCATTGTAAATTATGACCTTCCGTGGAACCCGATGCGCGTTGAGCAACGTATAGGTCGAATTGACCGCGTTGGTCAGCAGGCGGATCGTCTTTCTATTGTTAACTTTAAAATAGAAAACACGATTGAGGAACGAATATTTACCCGTTTACATCAAAAGCTTGAAAAATTTAGCAATAGCCTCGGAGATTTGGATGAGGTTATTGGATATGAAATAAAACAGTTAACGATGGATTTGTTAAGCAAAAATTTGACAGAAGAAGAAGAAAATAGGCGTATCGTATAA
- the thrC gene encoding threonine synthase gives MEYVCLHCGQRYPGDSLLYTCPSCGGVFLLENTRFDELKQRSGAEWREIFDRRASTRSTALRGIFRYYELLAPLLDEEDIVYLGEGLTPIVEAAPALRDRVGVPFAYKNDGQNPSASFKDRGMACAFSYLKWLCRRHQWDEVLTVCASTGDTSAAAALYASYVGAPLKSVVLLPHGKVTPQQLSQPLGSGATVLELPGVFDDCMKVVEHLAENYRVALLNSKNSWRILGQESYAYEVAQWYGWDVSGLCIFVPIGNAGNITAVMSGFLKMLELGIITSLPRVFGVQSEHADPVYRYYAAPRGARVWQPVTVTPSVAQAAMIGNPVSFPRVQRLAGKFMEKGGEKAFQVVQVTEQQIMDAMIVANRHGHIACTQGGECLAGLVNARALGLVGDDEHAVLDATAHALKFSGFQDMYFNDSFPEAYGVKPRAGLSNKPELLLPESAREGKDVATFARLGADAVVARLGLSRK, from the coding sequence ATGGAATATGTGTGCCTGCACTGCGGCCAGCGCTACCCCGGTGACAGCCTGCTCTACACCTGCCCGTCCTGCGGCGGCGTGTTCCTGCTGGAAAACACCAGGTTCGACGAACTGAAACAGCGCAGCGGCGCGGAATGGCGCGAGATCTTCGACCGCCGCGCCTCCACCCGCAGCACGGCCCTGCGCGGCATCTTCCGTTATTACGAGCTTCTGGCGCCCCTGCTGGACGAGGAAGACATCGTCTACCTGGGCGAAGGCCTGACCCCCATCGTGGAAGCCGCTCCGGCCCTGCGCGACCGTGTGGGCGTGCCCTTTGCCTACAAGAACGACGGCCAGAACCCCAGCGCCTCCTTCAAGGACCGCGGCATGGCCTGTGCGTTCAGCTATCTGAAATGGCTCTGCCGCCGCCACCAGTGGGACGAGGTGCTGACCGTCTGCGCCTCCACCGGTGACACTTCCGCCGCCGCGGCCCTGTACGCCTCCTATGTGGGCGCGCCCCTCAAGAGCGTGGTGCTGCTGCCCCACGGCAAGGTGACCCCGCAGCAGCTCTCCCAGCCCCTGGGCAGCGGTGCCACGGTGCTGGAACTGCCGGGCGTGTTCGACGACTGCATGAAGGTGGTGGAGCATCTGGCCGAGAACTACCGCGTGGCCCTGCTCAACTCCAAGAACAGCTGGCGCATCCTGGGCCAGGAATCCTACGCCTATGAGGTGGCCCAGTGGTACGGCTGGGACGTGTCCGGCCTGTGCATCTTCGTGCCCATCGGCAACGCGGGCAACATCACGGCCGTCATGTCCGGCTTCCTCAAGATGCTGGAGCTGGGCATCATCACCAGCCTGCCGCGCGTCTTCGGCGTGCAGAGCGAACACGCCGACCCCGTGTACCGCTACTATGCCGCGCCCAGGGGCGCCCGTGTGTGGCAGCCCGTGACCGTCACCCCCAGCGTGGCCCAGGCCGCCATGATCGGCAACCCGGTCTCCTTCCCGCGTGTGCAGCGCCTGGCCGGGAAGTTCATGGAAAAGGGCGGCGAAAAGGCCTTCCAGGTGGTGCAGGTGACCGAACAGCAGATCATGGACGCCATGATCGTGGCCAACCGCCACGGCCACATCGCCTGCACCCAGGGCGGCGAATGCCTGGCCGGTCTGGTCAACGCCCGGGCGCTGGGCCTGGTGGGCGATGACGAGCACGCCGTGCTGGACGCCACGGCCCACGCCCTCAAGTTCTCGGGCTTCCAGGACATGTACTTCAACGACAGCTTCCCCGAAGCCTACGGCGTCAAGCCCCGGGCCGGGCTCTCCAACAAGCCCGAACTGCTGCTGCCCGAAAGCGCCCGCGAAGGCAAAGACGTGGCCACCTTCGCCCGCCTGGGCGCCGATGCCGTGGTGGCCCGCCTGGGCCTGAGCCGCAAGTAG